A DNA window from Sphingomonas profundi contains the following coding sequences:
- a CDS encoding SPOR domain-containing protein yields the protein MTDIDRGRIGGEEDRLPWLEPVEDEQPEPGVAPGKLIAAVVVALLALGLIVGGLFWLRQPGTPAQVAGGDGDLITAPKGDYKVAPNEPGGMNVAGEGDATYAASQGTPVDAAIDISKQPEAPVAAGARTPPATKTASAEPVRTVPVPASTAVDTATPKPTAAKPAAPVTKPATPVSAPTPKPVAKPVEVAKKPEAAKPATGGGPAVQLGAFSTAAKAQSAWSDLSGRFPALRSLSHSVTLAEVGGKKLYRLRATGGSGTKASAVCRALTSAKEACTVVG from the coding sequence ATGACCGATATCGATCGGGGGCGCATCGGCGGCGAGGAGGATCGGCTGCCGTGGCTCGAACCCGTCGAGGACGAGCAGCCGGAGCCGGGCGTCGCGCCGGGCAAGCTGATCGCCGCCGTGGTCGTCGCGTTGCTGGCGCTGGGCCTGATCGTCGGCGGCCTGTTCTGGCTGCGCCAGCCCGGCACCCCGGCGCAGGTGGCCGGCGGCGACGGCGATCTCATCACCGCGCCCAAGGGCGACTATAAGGTCGCGCCGAACGAGCCGGGCGGCATGAACGTGGCGGGCGAGGGCGACGCCACCTATGCCGCGAGCCAGGGCACGCCGGTGGATGCCGCGATCGACATCTCCAAGCAGCCCGAGGCGCCGGTGGCGGCCGGCGCCCGCACGCCGCCCGCGACGAAGACGGCGAGCGCCGAGCCGGTGAGGACCGTGCCGGTGCCCGCCTCCACCGCCGTGGACACGGCGACGCCCAAGCCGACGGCGGCGAAGCCGGCGGCCCCCGTCACCAAGCCGGCGACCCCGGTTTCCGCACCCACGCCGAAGCCGGTCGCGAAGCCTGTCGAGGTGGCGAAGAAGCCGGAGGCGGCCAAGCCCGCCACCGGCGGCGGCCCGGCCGTGCAGCTCGGCGCGTTCAGCACGGCGGCAAAGGCGCAGTCGGCCTGGTCCGACCTGTCCGGCCGCTTCCCCGCGCTGCGATCGCTGTCGCACAGCGTCACCCTGGCGGAAGTCGGCGGCAAGAAGCTCTATCGCCTGCGCGCCACCGGCGGCAGCGGCACGAAGGCGTCGGCCGTGTGCCGCGCGCTCACCTCCGCCAAGGAAGCCTGCACCGTCGTCGGCTGA
- a CDS encoding DMT family transporter, with product MPASPAEPGRTPTPQPTPARARGALAGLILANICLACGPWLVRLSDVGPTSSAFWRLAIAAPVLLLLARRDGTRLFARPRAMWLAIVVAALAFAADLAAWHVGILHTRLTNAALFANTASIFFAVYGLIALRRRPDGPRVAALTLAVIGIGLLLGRSFELSRQNVLGDALSIAAGLLYTVYLIAMDRVRGSVPALSALALVTLVALLPLLPLAIGLEGNVWPRDWTPLLLLALGSQVIGQGLIIYAMGHLSPIVVGLGLLTQPVVAAAIGWIAYGERLTVADGIGAAAIAAALILVRRPGRAAPAGA from the coding sequence GTGCCCGCTTCGCCGGCTGAACCCGGCCGCACCCCCACGCCCCAACCCACCCCCGCCCGCGCGCGGGGCGCGCTCGCCGGGCTGATCCTTGCGAATATCTGCCTCGCCTGCGGGCCGTGGCTGGTGCGCCTCTCCGATGTCGGGCCGACGTCCTCGGCGTTCTGGCGGCTGGCGATCGCCGCGCCGGTGCTGCTGCTGCTCGCCCGGCGGGACGGCACGCGCCTGTTCGCCCGGCCGCGCGCGATGTGGCTGGCGATCGTCGTGGCGGCGCTCGCCTTTGCCGCCGATCTCGCCGCGTGGCATGTGGGCATCCTCCACACGCGGCTGACCAATGCCGCGCTGTTCGCCAACACCGCCAGCATCTTCTTCGCGGTGTACGGCCTGATCGCGCTGCGCCGGCGGCCCGATGGTCCGCGCGTCGCGGCGCTGACGCTGGCGGTGATCGGCATCGGCCTGCTGCTCGGCCGATCGTTCGAGCTGTCCCGCCAGAACGTGCTCGGCGATGCGCTGTCGATCGCCGCCGGCCTGCTCTACACCGTCTATCTGATCGCGATGGACCGCGTGCGCGGATCCGTGCCGGCCCTCTCGGCGCTGGCCCTCGTCACGTTGGTCGCGCTGCTGCCGCTGCTGCCGCTGGCGATCGGGCTGGAGGGGAACGTCTGGCCGCGCGACTGGACGCCGCTGCTGCTGCTGGCGCTCGGCAGCCAGGTGATCGGGCAGGGCCTCATCATCTACGCCATGGGCCATCTCTCGCCGATCGTCGTCGGGCTCGGCCTGCTGACGCAGCCGGTGGTGGCGGCGGCGATCGGCTGGATCGCCTATGGCGAGCGGCTGACCGTGGCCGACGGCATCGGCGCGGCGGCGATCGCGGCGGCGCTGATCCTGGTCCGCCGGCCCGGTCGCGCGGCACCGGCCGGCGCGTGA
- a CDS encoding DMT family transporter: MAAVVTEPPLSRAAQLRVLVPFTIVTLIWSSTWLVIRHQLGVVPPCWSIAYRFAIAAVAMFGYALVSGAPLRLPLREHGFAAGIGLCLFGVNFNFVYAAEQHMTSGLVAVVFALLVVPNTVLGWLFLGHGVSRRFFAGSLVAVVGLALLFWHELAVAAEGSRAVMIGIGLTLVAVLFASIANVMQGSGRARRLPTATLLAWAMVYGALGNALFAWGTAGPPVFDASPAYVAGLLYLGIAASALAFPLYLGVIQAIGPGRAAYSSVLVPVLAMTLSTLFEHYVWGWPAAAGVALVIAGLVVALRARVA, encoded by the coding sequence ATGGCCGCCGTCGTCACGGAACCGCCGCTCAGCCGTGCCGCGCAGCTGCGCGTGCTGGTGCCCTTCACGATCGTCACGCTGATCTGGAGCTCCACCTGGCTCGTGATCCGGCACCAGCTGGGGGTGGTGCCGCCCTGCTGGTCGATCGCCTACCGCTTCGCGATCGCAGCGGTCGCGATGTTCGGCTACGCGCTGGTCAGCGGCGCGCCGCTGCGGCTGCCGCTACGCGAGCACGGCTTTGCCGCCGGCATCGGCCTGTGCCTGTTCGGCGTGAACTTCAACTTCGTCTACGCGGCCGAGCAGCACATGACCTCCGGCCTGGTCGCGGTCGTCTTCGCTCTGCTGGTGGTGCCCAATACGGTGCTGGGCTGGCTGTTCCTGGGCCACGGCGTGTCGCGCCGCTTCTTCGCCGGATCGCTGGTGGCGGTGGTGGGCCTGGCGCTGCTGTTCTGGCACGAGCTGGCGGTGGCGGCGGAAGGATCGCGCGCGGTGATGATCGGCATCGGCCTCACGCTGGTGGCGGTGCTGTTCGCCTCGATCGCCAACGTGATGCAGGGCTCCGGCCGCGCCCGCCGCCTGCCCACCGCCACCCTGCTGGCCTGGGCGATGGTGTATGGCGCGCTGGGGAATGCGCTGTTCGCGTGGGGCACGGCCGGGCCGCCGGTGTTCGATGCCAGCCCGGCCTATGTCGCCGGCCTGCTCTATCTCGGTATCGCGGCCTCGGCACTGGCCTTTCCGCTCTATCTGGGCGTGATCCAGGCGATCGGGCCGGGGCGGGCGGCCTATTCCAGCGTGCTGGTGCCGGTGCTGGCGATGACGCTCTCCACCCTGTTCGAACATTATGTGTGGGGCTGGCCGGCGGCGGCGGGCGTGGCGCTGGTGATCGCCGGCCTGGTCGTGGCGCTGCGCGCGCGGGTGGCGTGA
- a CDS encoding COQ9 family protein, translated as MTDDRLPEDPTLDEVRAALAPIIPHHAAFDGWSQAALASAAAEARLPADLATLAFPGGAMAMIDAWFGAVDRAMAAALPPERLAAMRIREKIAALVMARIEVVAPDREALRRALAILALPTNAAAGARLGWRAADAMWRLAGDRATDFSHYSKRATLAAVYGATVLAFLDDESEGLAETRAFLARRIDQVMRFESLKAQLRPSADRTFSPARLLGRLRYRVA; from the coding sequence ATGACCGACGATCGCCTTCCCGAAGACCCCACGCTGGACGAGGTGCGCGCCGCGCTGGCGCCGATCATCCCGCATCACGCCGCCTTCGACGGGTGGAGCCAGGCGGCGCTCGCTTCGGCCGCCGCCGAGGCGCGGCTGCCGGCCGACCTCGCCACGCTCGCCTTTCCCGGCGGGGCGATGGCGATGATCGATGCGTGGTTCGGCGCGGTCGATCGTGCGATGGCCGCAGCACTGCCGCCGGAGCGGCTGGCGGCGATGCGCATCCGCGAGAAGATCGCCGCGCTGGTGATGGCGCGGATCGAGGTGGTGGCGCCTGATCGGGAGGCGCTGCGCCGCGCCCTCGCCATCCTCGCGCTGCCGACCAACGCCGCCGCCGGCGCCCGGCTGGGCTGGCGCGCGGCGGACGCGATGTGGCGGCTGGCCGGCGATCGTGCGACGGACTTCAGCCACTATAGCAAGCGCGCGACCCTGGCCGCCGTCTACGGTGCGACGGTGCTCGCCTTTCTCGACGACGAGAGCGAGGGGCTGGCCGAGACCCGCGCCTTCCTGGCCCGGCGGATCGACCAGGTGATGCGGTTCGAGAGCCTGAAGGCGCAGCTGCGCCCCTCCGCCGATCGCACGTTCAGCCCGGCGCGGCTGCTCGGCCGGCTGCGCTACCGCGTCGCCTGA
- a CDS encoding segregation and condensation protein A, whose product MTADTPDTLTLELDGWEGPLDLLLTLARAQKVDLREISILALVEQYLAFIEDARTLKLEIAADYLVMAAWLALLKSGLLLPRDPAADPSPEELALRLQVRLQRLDAMREAGARLVARDRLGRDVFARGAPEGLKLVRRPAWDADLYELIAAYGAIRARRAPAVHVVSRRPVMSLDEAIRRVEALIGRRVDWSALEAFLPAGGDADYRRSALASSFLAALELAKQGRVELAQAAPFAPLMLRRA is encoded by the coding sequence ATGACGGCCGACACGCCCGATACGCTCACCCTTGAGCTGGACGGGTGGGAGGGGCCGCTCGACCTGCTGCTCACGCTCGCCCGCGCGCAGAAGGTGGATCTGCGCGAGATATCGATCCTGGCGCTGGTGGAGCAATATCTCGCCTTCATTGAGGATGCGCGCACCCTGAAGCTGGAGATCGCCGCTGATTATCTGGTGATGGCGGCGTGGCTCGCCCTTCTCAAGTCCGGCCTGCTGCTGCCAAGGGACCCGGCCGCCGATCCGAGCCCGGAGGAGTTGGCGCTGCGCCTGCAGGTGCGCCTCCAACGGCTCGATGCGATGCGCGAGGCCGGCGCCCGCCTCGTCGCGCGCGACCGGCTGGGGCGGGACGTGTTCGCGCGCGGCGCGCCGGAGGGGCTGAAGCTGGTGCGCCGCCCCGCCTGGGATGCCGATCTCTACGAGCTGATCGCGGCCTATGGCGCCATCCGCGCGCGCCGTGCACCGGCGGTGCATGTCGTCAGCCGCCGGCCGGTGATGAGCCTGGACGAGGCGATCCGCCGGGTGGAGGCGCTGATCGGCCGCCGCGTCGACTGGTCCGCGCTGGAGGCCTTTTTGCCCGCGGGCGGCGATGCCGACTATCGCCGGTCGGCGCTCGCCTCCAGCTTTCTCGCCGCATTGGAACTCGCCAAGCAGGGCCGGGTGGAGCTGGCGCAGGCGGCACCCTTCGCGCCGCTGATGCTGCGCCGCGCATGA
- the feoB gene encoding ferrous iron transporter B, protein MNLSPMVALVGNPNAGKSALFNALTGARQKVGNYPGVTVERKSGRMALADGRPVELVDLPGTYSLDPASPDEAVTRDVLFGRQAGERLPSALLVVVDATNLDNHLRFTLQLIALGLPVVVALNMIDMAERDGLTIDPEALSRELGVPVVPTVAVRRRGIEDLRTALARLVGGGGATPIRGGQPPVHDIVVLQRRARQIAVAATREESVQRRWSHLADGIALHPVLGPLLLATLLFVMFQAVFAWSEAPIAWIEQSFVWLTDTIDAALPAGFLRSLLVDGIVAGVGSVVVFLPQILILFFFILVLEASGYMVRAAFMMDRLMAGVGLSGRAFIPLLSSFACAIPGIMATRTIDDPKDRLTTILIAPLMTCSARLPVYAVIIAAFIPPRTVGPGIGLQGLVLFGLYVIGIVGAMLAALVFRRTIARGANGGFMMELPKYQLPVWRDVAIGLMQRAWIFLRRAGTIIMGATVLLWALLSFPQAPPGVSQVRYSVAGRIADGLAVVLRPIGFNHEMSLAIIPAMAAREVAVSSLATVYSIEGGDDVQTERSLVGRLQGRWSLPTALAFLMWFVFAPQCLSTIAVIRRETNGWRWPLFALGYLFALAYLAAGATFWLATALGL, encoded by the coding sequence GTGAACCTCTCGCCGATGGTGGCGCTGGTCGGCAACCCGAATGCCGGCAAGAGCGCGCTGTTCAATGCGCTGACCGGCGCCCGCCAGAAGGTGGGCAATTATCCCGGCGTCACGGTGGAGCGCAAATCCGGCCGGATGGCGCTGGCGGACGGCCGCCCGGTGGAGCTCGTCGACCTGCCCGGCACCTACAGCCTCGATCCGGCGAGCCCGGACGAGGCGGTGACGCGCGACGTGCTGTTCGGCCGCCAGGCGGGCGAGCGGCTGCCATCGGCGCTGCTGGTGGTGGTGGACGCGACCAACCTGGACAACCACCTGCGCTTCACCCTGCAGCTGATCGCGCTCGGCCTGCCGGTGGTCGTCGCGCTGAACATGATCGACATGGCCGAGCGCGACGGCCTGACGATCGATCCGGAGGCGCTGTCGCGCGAGCTGGGCGTGCCGGTGGTGCCGACCGTCGCCGTGCGCCGCCGCGGCATCGAGGATCTGCGCACCGCTTTGGCGCGGCTGGTCGGCGGCGGCGGCGCCACCCCGATCCGCGGCGGCCAGCCGCCGGTGCACGACATCGTCGTCCTCCAGCGGCGCGCCCGCCAGATCGCCGTGGCGGCCACGCGCGAGGAGAGCGTGCAGCGCCGCTGGTCGCACCTGGCGGACGGCATCGCCCTGCATCCGGTGCTCGGCCCGCTGCTGCTCGCCACCCTGCTGTTCGTGATGTTCCAGGCGGTGTTCGCCTGGTCCGAGGCGCCGATCGCGTGGATCGAGCAGAGCTTCGTCTGGCTGACCGACACGATCGACGCCGCCCTGCCGGCGGGCTTCCTCCGCTCGCTGCTGGTGGACGGGATCGTCGCCGGCGTGGGATCGGTGGTGGTGTTCCTGCCGCAGATCCTGATCCTGTTCTTCTTCATCCTGGTGCTGGAAGCATCGGGCTACATGGTGCGCGCGGCCTTCATGATGGATCGGCTGATGGCCGGCGTCGGCCTCTCCGGCCGGGCCTTCATCCCGCTGCTCTCGTCCTTTGCGTGCGCCATTCCCGGCATCATGGCCACGCGCACGATCGACGACCCGAAGGACCGGCTGACGACGATCCTGATCGCGCCGCTGATGACCTGCTCGGCGCGGCTGCCGGTCTACGCCGTCATCATCGCCGCCTTCATCCCGCCGCGCACGGTGGGGCCGGGCATCGGCCTGCAGGGGCTGGTGCTGTTCGGCCTGTACGTGATCGGCATCGTCGGCGCGATGCTGGCGGCGCTCGTCTTCCGCCGCACGATCGCCCGCGGGGCGAACGGCGGCTTCATGATGGAGCTGCCGAAATACCAGCTGCCGGTGTGGCGCGACGTGGCGATCGGGCTGATGCAGCGCGCGTGGATCTTCCTGCGCCGGGCGGGCACGATCATCATGGGCGCCACCGTGCTGCTGTGGGCGCTCCTCTCCTTCCCGCAGGCGCCGCCGGGGGTGAGCCAAGTGCGCTATTCGGTGGCGGGGCGCATCGCCGACGGGCTGGCCGTGGTGCTGCGGCCGATCGGCTTCAACCACGAGATGTCGCTGGCGATCATCCCGGCGATGGCGGCGCGCGAGGTGGCGGTCTCCTCGCTCGCCACCGTCTACTCGATCGAGGGCGGGGACGACGTGCAGACCGAACGCTCGCTGGTCGGCCGCTTGCAGGGGCGCTGGTCGCTGCCCACGGCGCTGGCCTTCCTGATGTGGTTCGTCTTCGCCCCGCAATGCCTGTCGACGATCGCGGTGATCCGGCGGGAGACGAACGGCTGGCGGTGGCCGCTTTTCGCCCTGGGCTACCTCTTCGCGCTCGCCTACCTTGCTGCGGGCGCCACTTTCTGGTTAGCCACCGCGCTCGGACTCTAG
- a CDS encoding threonine aldolase family protein: protein MRFFSDNAAPVSPAVLAAIAEANGVDIAYDGDAASRALDARLSDLFETSVSAFWIATGTAANALALAALCPPWRGVICHGDAHIQNDECGAPEFYTHGAKLLTVAGEGARLDPAGVTALIDSIARDVHRVQPAALSITNATEYGRVYTVAEVAALGALCRARDLRLHMDGARFANALVHLGCTPAELTWRAGVDVLSFGFVKNGGMSAEALVFFDPALAAGTAERRKRAGHLLSKGRFLAAQIHALLADDLWLANARAANAGAARIAAAAGARLIHRVEANEVFLRLSATEAAGLRARGFAFHDWAEGEARFVVSWNQTEADIAALCAAIAGL, encoded by the coding sequence ATGCGCTTCTTCTCGGACAATGCCGCCCCGGTCTCGCCGGCCGTGCTCGCCGCGATCGCCGAGGCCAACGGCGTCGACATCGCCTATGACGGCGATGCCGCCAGCCGCGCGCTGGACGCCCGCCTGTCCGACCTGTTCGAGACGAGCGTCTCGGCCTTCTGGATCGCGACAGGCACCGCCGCCAACGCGCTGGCGCTCGCCGCCCTCTGCCCGCCCTGGCGCGGCGTGATCTGCCACGGCGACGCCCACATCCAGAATGACGAGTGCGGCGCGCCCGAATTCTACACCCACGGCGCCAAGCTGCTGACAGTGGCGGGCGAGGGCGCGCGGCTGGACCCCGCCGGCGTGACGGCGCTGATCGATTCGATCGCGCGCGACGTGCACCGCGTGCAGCCGGCGGCGCTCTCCATCACCAACGCGACCGAATATGGTCGCGTCTACACGGTGGCGGAGGTGGCGGCGCTCGGCGCGCTCTGCCGCGCGCGCGACCTGCGGCTGCACATGGACGGCGCCCGCTTCGCCAACGCGCTCGTCCATCTCGGCTGCACGCCGGCGGAGCTGACGTGGCGCGCGGGGGTGGACGTGCTGAGCTTCGGCTTCGTCAAAAATGGCGGCATGTCGGCCGAGGCGCTCGTCTTCTTCGATCCCGCGCTCGCCGCCGGCACGGCCGAGCGGCGCAAGCGGGCGGGGCACCTGCTTTCCAAGGGGCGCTTCCTGGCCGCGCAGATCCACGCGCTGCTGGCCGACGACCTCTGGCTCGCCAATGCGCGCGCGGCCAATGCCGGCGCCGCGCGCATCGCGGCGGCGGCGGGCGCCCGGCTGATCCACCGGGTGGAGGCGAACGAGGTGTTCCTGCGCCTGTCGGCCACGGAGGCGGCGGGGTTGCGCGCGCGCGGCTTCGCCTTCCACGACTGGGCGGAGGGCGAGGCGCGCTTCGTCGTTTCATGGAACCAGACGGAGGCGGACATCGCCGCGCTCTGCGCCGCGATCGCGGGGCTGTAG
- the argS gene encoding arginine--tRNA ligase, with product MTLYARFADRIGAILDALEAGGDLPGGIDRRNVAVEPPRDPAHGDLATNAAMVLAKAAKTNPRALAALIAPRLAELPEIESAEVAGPGFINVRLTQDAWHGELAAILAAGGEYGRSALGQGVAVNVEYVSANPTGPMHMGHCRGAVVGDALASVLEHAGYAVTREYYVNDAGGQVDTLARSVHLRYREALGETVTIPEGLYPGDYLVPIGAALAAEYGDRYVAAPEEAWLGLFRTRAVAAMMDLIRADLALLGIHHDVFSSEAEVQRSGKVAAAFDRLRGEGLIYQGTLEPPKGELPDDWEPVEMTLFRATAFGDDSDRPVMKSDGGLTYFGTDLAYHAQKAATADQLIDIWGADHAGTVKRIQAAVQALVAKPFDVKLVQMVRLLRGGEPVKMSKRSGSFVTLADVVREVGKDVVRFTMLTRKADAQMDFDFAKVVEASKDNPVFYVQYAHARIRSLHRRTAEAGLAIASAPNLALLDAEELGLVKLAAQFPRIVEAAAANHEPHRIAFYLSDLAAAFHAAWNRGNDDPARRFLMVNDAETTSARLALADSIGQIIRNGLKIMGVAAAEEMN from the coding sequence TTGACCCTCTACGCCCGCTTCGCCGATCGCATCGGCGCCATCCTCGACGCGCTCGAAGCCGGGGGAGACCTGCCCGGCGGGATCGATCGCCGCAACGTGGCCGTGGAGCCGCCGCGCGACCCGGCGCACGGCGATCTGGCGACCAACGCGGCCATGGTGCTGGCGAAGGCGGCGAAGACCAACCCGCGCGCGCTGGCCGCGCTGATCGCGCCGCGCCTCGCGGAGTTGCCCGAGATCGAGAGCGCCGAGGTGGCCGGCCCCGGCTTCATCAACGTGCGGCTGACGCAGGACGCATGGCATGGCGAGCTTGCCGCGATCCTGGCCGCCGGCGGGGAGTATGGCCGGTCCGCGCTGGGTCAGGGCGTGGCGGTGAACGTGGAATATGTCTCCGCCAACCCCACCGGGCCGATGCATATGGGCCACTGCCGCGGCGCCGTGGTGGGCGATGCGCTGGCGAGCGTGCTGGAACATGCCGGCTACGCAGTGACCCGCGAATATTATGTCAACGACGCCGGCGGGCAGGTGGATACGCTCGCCCGCTCCGTTCACCTGCGCTACCGCGAGGCGCTGGGCGAGACGGTGACGATCCCGGAGGGGCTCTACCCGGGCGACTATCTGGTGCCGATCGGCGCCGCCCTGGCCGCCGAATATGGCGACCGCTACGTCGCCGCGCCGGAGGAGGCGTGGCTCGGCCTGTTCCGCACGCGGGCGGTGGCGGCGATGATGGACCTGATCCGCGCCGACCTGGCCTTGCTCGGCATCCACCACGACGTCTTCTCGTCGGAGGCGGAGGTGCAGCGGTCCGGAAAGGTGGCGGCGGCGTTCGATCGGCTGCGCGGCGAGGGGCTGATCTACCAGGGCACGCTGGAGCCGCCGAAGGGCGAGCTGCCCGACGACTGGGAGCCGGTGGAGATGACGCTGTTCCGCGCCACCGCCTTCGGCGACGACAGCGACCGGCCGGTGATGAAGTCTGACGGCGGCCTCACCTATTTCGGCACCGATCTGGCCTATCACGCGCAGAAGGCGGCCACCGCGGACCAGCTGATCGACATCTGGGGCGCGGACCATGCCGGCACCGTGAAGCGCATCCAGGCGGCGGTGCAGGCGCTGGTGGCGAAACCGTTCGACGTGAAGCTGGTGCAGATGGTGCGGCTGCTGCGCGGCGGCGAGCCGGTGAAGATGTCCAAGCGGTCCGGCTCGTTCGTCACCCTGGCCGATGTGGTGCGGGAGGTGGGCAAGGATGTCGTCCGCTTCACCATGCTGACCCGCAAGGCGGATGCGCAGATGGACTTCGACTTCGCCAAGGTGGTTGAGGCGTCGAAGGACAATCCGGTGTTCTACGTGCAATATGCCCATGCCCGCATCCGATCGCTGCACCGGCGGACGGCCGAGGCCGGGCTGGCGATCGCGTCCGCGCCGAACCTCGCCTTGCTCGACGCCGAGGAGCTGGGGCTGGTGAAGCTCGCCGCGCAATTCCCGCGCATCGTGGAGGCGGCGGCGGCGAATCACGAGCCGCACCGCATCGCCTTCTACCTCTCCGATCTGGCGGCGGCGTTCCACGCGGCGTGGAATCGCGGCAACGATGATCCCGCCCGCAGATTTTTGATGGTTAACGATGCCGAAACCACGTCCGCGCGGCTGGCATTGGCCGATTCGATCGGGCAAATCATCCGCAACGGCCTGAAGATCATGGGCGTGGCGGCCGCCGAGGAGATGAACTGA
- the nagZ gene encoding beta-N-acetylhexosaminidase yields the protein MKPLFLGLAGPALTPDERAFFAAHAPAGYILFRRNCIDRAQMRALTDDLRALSGRDDLPILIDQEGGRVARMTPPEWPALPRAEAFDRLYDIAPMTAIEAARANAQAIAALLAEVGVTVDCLPLLDVRDPAGHDIIGDRAFGSEPLRVAALGRATIEGLRDGGVVGVVKHIPGHGRARADSHVELPVVDADAAALERDLAPFRSLAGAPMAMTAHVVYPAWDAQACASLSATVIGEVIRGPIGFDGLLMSDDLGMHALAGDFGARATGVLAAGCDIALHCSGDMAEMAAVAGAVGEIGAAARERLHRAMATVAGRAPVDYAEAAERRDALLACGA from the coding sequence GTGAAGCCCCTGTTCCTCGGCCTGGCCGGCCCCGCGCTGACGCCCGACGAGCGCGCCTTCTTCGCCGCGCACGCGCCCGCCGGCTACATCCTGTTCCGCCGCAACTGCATCGACCGTGCGCAGATGAGGGCGCTGACCGACGATCTGCGCGCCCTTTCTGGCCGCGACGACCTGCCGATCCTGATCGATCAGGAGGGCGGCCGAGTCGCGCGGATGACGCCGCCGGAGTGGCCGGCCCTGCCGCGGGCCGAAGCGTTCGACCGGCTCTACGACATCGCGCCCATGACTGCGATCGAGGCGGCGCGCGCCAACGCGCAGGCGATCGCGGCCCTGCTGGCGGAGGTGGGCGTGACGGTGGACTGCCTGCCGCTGCTCGACGTGCGCGATCCCGCCGGCCACGACATCATCGGCGACCGCGCCTTCGGATCGGAGCCGTTGCGCGTCGCCGCGCTGGGCCGCGCGACGATCGAGGGCCTGCGCGACGGCGGCGTCGTCGGCGTCGTCAAGCACATCCCCGGTCACGGCCGCGCCAGGGCCGACAGCCATGTCGAGCTGCCGGTGGTGGATGCCGACGCGGCCGCGCTGGAACGCGACCTCGCCCCGTTCCGCAGCCTGGCCGGCGCGCCGATGGCGATGACGGCGCACGTCGTCTATCCGGCGTGGGACGCGCAGGCGTGCGCCAGCCTCTCCGCCACCGTGATCGGCGAGGTGATTCGCGGGCCCATTGGCTTTGACGGCCTGCTGATGTCGGACGATCTGGGCATGCACGCGCTGGCCGGCGATTTCGGCGCGCGGGCGACGGGCGTGCTGGCGGCGGGCTGCGACATCGCGCTCCACTGCTCGGGCGACATGGCCGAGATGGCGGCGGTGGCCGGCGCGGTCGGCGAGATCGGGGCGGCTGCGCGCGAGCGGCTGCACCGCGCGATGGCGACCGTCGCCGGGCGGGCGCCGGTGGATTATGCCGAGGCTGCGGAGCGGCGGGACGCGCTGCTGGCCTGTGGCGCGTAA
- the ssb gene encoding single-stranded DNA-binding protein, with protein MAGSVNKVILVGNLGRDPESRSFQNGGKVVNLRIATSESWKDRNSGERKEKTEWHSVAIFNEGLANTAERYLRKGSKIYLEGQLQTRKWQDQSGQERYSTEVVLQGFDAKLVMLDGREGGGGRGGNEGWSGGDDRGFDEERGSAGGGARGGSSFAGGGRGAAKPSPAFDSDLDDDVPF; from the coding sequence GTGGCAGGCAGCGTCAACAAGGTGATCCTGGTCGGCAATCTGGGCCGCGATCCCGAATCGCGCAGCTTCCAGAACGGCGGCAAGGTGGTGAACCTGCGCATCGCGACATCGGAATCGTGGAAGGACCGCAATTCCGGCGAGCGCAAGGAGAAGACCGAGTGGCACTCGGTCGCGATCTTCAACGAGGGGCTGGCCAACACGGCCGAGCGGTATCTGCGCAAGGGTAGCAAGATCTACCTCGAGGGCCAGTTGCAGACGCGCAAGTGGCAGGATCAGTCCGGCCAGGAACGCTATTCCACCGAGGTGGTGCTGCAGGGCTTCGACGCCAAGCTGGTGATGCTTGACGGACGCGAGGGCGGCGGCGGCCGTGGCGGCAATGAGGGCTGGAGCGGCGGCGACGATCGCGGCTTCGACGAGGAGCGCGGATCCGCCGGCGGCGGCGCGCGCGGCGGATCCAGCTTCGCAGGCGGCGGGCGGGGTGCGGCCAAGCCCTCGCCGGCGTTCGACAGCGACCTGGACGACGACGTTCCGTTCTGA
- a CDS encoding FeoA family protein has protein sequence MRLDELPLRRVATVANIDWAAMRPAEARRLRELGFDHGVPIEALHVGPIGRDPIACRVGRMTIALRRVLAAAIHVEPAAAG, from the coding sequence GTGCGTCTGGATGAGTTGCCGCTGCGGCGCGTAGCGACCGTTGCGAACATCGATTGGGCGGCGATGCGCCCGGCCGAGGCGCGCCGGCTGCGCGAGCTGGGATTCGATCATGGCGTGCCGATCGAGGCGCTGCACGTCGGCCCGATCGGCCGTGATCCGATCGCCTGCCGCGTCGGCCGCATGACGATCGCGCTGCGCCGCGTGCTCGCCGCCGCGATCCACGTCGAACCGGCCGCCGCAGGGTGA